The Ignavibacteriales bacterium genome includes a region encoding these proteins:
- a CDS encoding alpha-amylase family glycosyl hydrolase, which yields MPNKKKSFPPIVILDESNSNDYQPVYEFHISRYSRKKYDFAELLFSTNGNVVFANFQAARQFAFKLNEKREPGNMVRVGQVNAMGLLDEIYHYVLRQYEIQVNPDVFKRAINYVNKNLGEEKVKNALLSFIELFPSVNVYNGKEHPVDYLSGNTNEKSNYEITLEEMILLYFANFNPANNLLKELFDDSQLQVQTVYNELIVNLDKFFQNEKPFGPENQFIFDLLKTPILKNPESLEEQLKFVAERWAIILDEKFLKKILSGMDLIKEDKRFDMFGGGGAPTVVPKYKGKVDESDILGLGKSGFKYGDTSHLSYLEPERFTPDIHWMPQVVLLAKNVYVWLDQLSKKYERLIARLDQIPDAELDIIAQWNFTGLWLIGLWERSKASQKIKQIMGNQDAVPSAYSLYDYVIANDLGGEDAFRDLDKRCRQHGIRLASDMVPNHMGIFSKWIIERPHYFVQSPYPPFPNYKFTSHDLSDDPNVQLRIEDGYWNRTDAAVVFQRIDNRSGEVSYIYHGNDGTNMPWNDTAQLDMLKAEVREAVIQTIFHVARKTQIIRFDAAMTLAKIHFQRLWYPQPGTGGDIPSRADHALTRDEFDSFFPKEFWREVVDRINDEMPDTLLLAEAFWLMEGYFVRTLGMHRVYNSAFMHMMMKEENAKYRDVISNTLEFNPEILKRYVSFMSNPDEETAIKQFGTDDKYFGVATLLVTLPGLPMFGHGQIEGYTEKYGMEYRRAYYNEHPNDWLVNRHKREIFPLMRKRYIFSQVTDFWFYDFFDQNGNVNENVFAYSNRYGNDRALVIYNNKFDETKGWIKNSTGKAVGTGVGDEKRIEYTNLASALSVNPADNFYYIFKEHISELEFIRSGKEITENGFYFELQAFKYQVFMEFREVYDSTGEYENLKNQLGGNGIPNIEQLKLEIKLQPIHDAYANIFDKVLFDSIDAYLREERIEDFSGKEKFVTNRYQYFLGQIKGWYNLKIDSLQLTDEFRKGVYSIKDLNDLLEKEDFEIEESEVLSAEFRKSILISRTSNYHQNLLLYLVWLSINYLGKLFDEKEYGIKSLEIADDLLLYYPIRDILHRLGRSEFEIDKEITLLKLLTKFNAEIINVSEMHFDLINKAKAFLPDTTATKRLSNKETIILTELLNDFDVRDFLGVNKHEGIWYYSKENFEELLDWLLTLEAVSYIEKVKDKTVDNKELINFLKDIFHLNKTLKEISLQSGYKLEDLKDNISKAAS from the coding sequence TTGCTTTTAAGCTGAATGAAAAGAGGGAACCTGGAAATATGGTTAGAGTAGGGCAGGTTAATGCTATGGGATTGTTAGATGAAATTTATCATTATGTTTTACGCCAGTATGAAATACAGGTTAACCCGGATGTTTTTAAACGGGCAATAAATTATGTTAATAAGAATCTTGGCGAAGAGAAAGTAAAGAATGCATTACTAAGTTTCATTGAGTTATTTCCGTCTGTAAATGTTTATAATGGCAAGGAGCATCCGGTTGATTACCTTTCCGGTAATACAAATGAAAAATCGAACTACGAAATTACCCTGGAAGAAATGATCCTGCTTTATTTTGCCAACTTTAATCCGGCTAATAATCTTTTAAAAGAATTGTTTGATGATTCTCAGCTTCAGGTTCAAACAGTTTATAATGAGCTAATTGTTAATCTTGATAAATTTTTTCAGAATGAAAAACCATTTGGACCAGAAAATCAATTTATTTTTGATCTGCTAAAAACTCCCATATTAAAGAATCCAGAAAGTTTAGAAGAACAATTAAAGTTTGTTGCTGAGCGCTGGGCTATAATACTCGATGAGAAATTTTTAAAAAAGATTTTATCCGGAATGGATTTAATTAAGGAAGATAAACGGTTCGATATGTTTGGCGGTGGTGGTGCCCCCACTGTTGTTCCAAAATATAAAGGTAAAGTAGATGAAAGTGATATTCTTGGTTTAGGTAAAAGTGGATTTAAGTATGGAGACACTAGTCATCTTTCTTATCTTGAACCGGAAAGGTTTACTCCGGATATCCACTGGATGCCGCAGGTGGTTCTGCTTGCAAAGAATGTTTATGTCTGGCTCGATCAGCTTTCTAAAAAATATGAAAGATTGATCGCAAGACTTGATCAAATTCCTGATGCTGAACTTGATATTATTGCACAGTGGAATTTTACCGGGTTGTGGCTTATTGGTTTGTGGGAAAGAAGCAAAGCTTCACAAAAAATAAAACAGATAATGGGAAATCAGGATGCAGTTCCATCTGCATATTCGCTTTATGATTATGTAATTGCAAATGATCTTGGCGGTGAAGATGCGTTCCGTGATTTAGATAAACGTTGCAGGCAGCATGGAATAAGGCTTGCAAGCGATATGGTTCCTAATCATATGGGAATTTTTTCTAAATGGATTATCGAGCGCCCACACTATTTTGTACAATCACCTTATCCTCCTTTCCCAAATTATAAATTTACAAGTCACGATTTATCGGATGATCCAAACGTTCAACTTAGAATTGAAGATGGTTATTGGAACCGGACAGATGCAGCGGTTGTTTTTCAGCGGATTGATAACCGAAGCGGTGAAGTGAGTTACATTTATCATGGTAACGATGGAACGAATATGCCATGGAATGATACTGCTCAGCTTGATATGCTTAAAGCGGAAGTACGTGAAGCAGTTATCCAAACAATCTTTCATGTGGCACGCAAAACTCAAATCATCCGCTTTGATGCTGCAATGACTCTTGCAAAAATCCACTTTCAACGTTTATGGTATCCACAGCCCGGGACTGGCGGCGATATTCCTTCCCGAGCTGATCACGCATTAACCAGGGACGAATTCGATTCATTCTTTCCAAAAGAATTCTGGCGAGAAGTTGTTGATCGTATTAATGATGAAATGCCAGACACACTTCTACTCGCTGAAGCTTTCTGGTTGATGGAAGGATACTTCGTCCGCACGCTGGGAATGCACCGTGTTTACAACAGTGCTTTTATGCATATGATGATGAAGGAAGAAAACGCCAAATACCGCGATGTAATTTCTAACACACTGGAATTCAATCCGGAAATTCTTAAACGCTATGTAAGTTTTATGAGCAATCCAGATGAGGAAACCGCAATAAAACAATTTGGTACGGATGATAAATATTTTGGTGTTGCTACATTGTTAGTAACTCTGCCGGGACTTCCGATGTTTGGACACGGACAGATTGAAGGTTATACCGAAAAGTATGGAATGGAATATCGCCGGGCTTATTATAATGAACATCCAAACGATTGGCTTGTGAACAGGCATAAACGCGAAATCTTTCCGTTGATGAGAAAACGGTATATCTTCAGTCAGGTTACTGATTTTTGGTTCTATGATTTCTTCGATCAGAATGGAAATGTAAATGAAAACGTATTTGCTTATTCAAACAGGTATGGTAACGATAGGGCTTTAGTTATCTACAATAATAAATTTGATGAAACAAAAGGATGGATAAAAAACTCTACCGGTAAAGCTGTGGGAACAGGAGTTGGAGATGAGAAGAGAATTGAATATACCAACCTTGCGAGCGCTTTAAGTGTAAATCCCGCTGATAATTTCTATTACATTTTCAAAGAGCATATTTCGGAACTTGAGTTTATCCGCTCTGGAAAAGAGATTACTGAAAACGGTTTTTATTTCGAGCTTCAGGCGTTTAAGTACCAGGTGTTTATGGAATTTAGGGAAGTGTATGATTCCACCGGTGAATATGAAAATTTAAAAAATCAGCTTGGTGGAAATGGAATTCCAAACATTGAACAGTTAAAACTGGAAATAAAACTTCAACCAATCCATGATGCTTATGCAAATATTTTTGATAAAGTCTTATTCGATTCCATCGATGCATATCTTAGAGAAGAGAGAATTGAAGATTTTAGCGGCAAGGAAAAATTTGTTACCAACCGTTATCAATATTTTCTTGGACAAATTAAAGGATGGTACAATCTGAAAATTGATTCGCTACAATTAACCGATGAATTCAGAAAAGGTGTTTATTCAATAAAAGATTTAAATGATTTGTTAGAGAAAGAAGATTTTGAAATTGAGGAAAGTGAAGTTTTATCCGCAGAATTCCGTAAATCAATTTTAATAAGCCGTACTTCAAACTATCATCAAAACCTGCTCCTTTATTTGGTTTGGCTTTCAATAAACTATCTTGGAAAATTGTTTGATGAAAAAGAGTACGGAATAAAAAGTCTGGAGATAGCGGATGACCTGCTGTTGTATTATCCAATCCGTGATATTCTGCACCGGCTAGGGAGAAGTGAATTTGAAATAGATAAAGAAATAACTTTGCTTAAGCTGTTAACAAAATTTAATGCCGAAATAATAAATGTAAGCGAAATGCATTTTGATTTGATAAACAAAGCTAAAGCATTCCTGCCGGACACAACCGCTACTAAACGATTAAGCAATAAAGAAACAATAATTCTAACTGAGCTACTGAATGATTTTGATGTTCGTGATTTTCTTGGAGTAAACAAGCACGAAGGAATTTGGTATTACAGCAAAGAAAATTTTGAGGAATTGTTAGATTGGCTTTTAACGCTGGAAGCAGTTAGCTACATTGAAAAGGTAAAAGACAAAACTGTTGATAACAAAGAACTAATTAACTTTCTGAAAGATATTTTCCATCTGAACAAAACTCTTAAGGAAATCTCTTTGCAGAGCGGCTACAAGCTTGAGGATTTGAAAGACAATATAAGCAAGGCAGCAAGTTAA
- a CDS encoding YCF48-related protein, with product MKRIFVFIIFVNIVSITNAQWFWQNPLPQGNELYSIKFISSTVGWTVGEVGTILRTTDSGTTWALQSSGTTETLHDVSFTDANNGTAVGWAGTIIRTTNGGTTWQAQSSGTANYFYGVSFTDTNNGTAVGFGWNGTAWVGIILRTTDGGTTWTSQTIETKNVLNDISFTDANNGTAVGDGGIILRTTNGGTTWQTQTSGTAEDLIDVSFTDANNGTAISRSTIHRTTDGGTTWKVQSSGTTLSLHAVSFSDSNYGTVVGDYGTIFRTTNGGTTWLSQSSGIGMYFLGVSFTDANNGTAVGGSGTILRTTDGGTTWTLQTVGTTKTLYDVSFTDANNGTAVGTGTILRTTNGGTTWALQSSGATNYLSGVSFTDANNGMAVGGSGTILRTTNGGTTWTSQSSGTTEWLNSVSFTDANNGTAVGDGSTILRTTDGGTTWTSQSSGTTAWLNGVFFTDVNNGTAVGARGTILRTTNGGITWQAQSSGSIGMLYSVSFTDMNNGTAVGSNGEWTLFPPTILRTTNGGKSWQAQPSGTSDALYGVCFIDANNGTAVGGGGQILRTTNGGVTFITEDNNNTKPQEFLLQQNYPNPFNPSTKIKYTAPPNLPQGVALVTLKVFDLLGREVETLVNEEKPAGNYEVEFVGNNIASGIYFYQLKTDNFIQTKKMILLR from the coding sequence ATGAAAAGAATATTTGTATTTATAATTTTTGTAAACATTGTTAGCATTACAAATGCACAATGGTTTTGGCAAAACCCATTACCACAAGGAAATGAACTTTACAGTATAAAATTTATTTCGTCAACAGTTGGCTGGACTGTTGGTGAGGTTGGCACAATTCTCAGAACCACAGACAGTGGAACGACTTGGGCTTTACAATCAAGCGGAACCACAGAAACTTTGCATGATGTCTCCTTTACCGATGCGAATAATGGGACGGCTGTAGGTTGGGCAGGTACAATTATTAGAACCACAAACGGCGGCACGACCTGGCAAGCACAATCAAGCGGGACTGCAAACTATTTTTATGGTGTATCCTTTACGGATACAAATAATGGGACGGCTGTAGGTTTTGGTTGGAATGGAACAGCTTGGGTCGGTATAATTCTAAGAACGACAGATGGAGGAACAACATGGACTTCACAAACAATTGAAACAAAAAACGTTTTGAATGATATCTCTTTTACCGATGCAAATAATGGAACGGCTGTTGGTGATGGAGGCATAATCCTCAGAACAACTAACGGTGGAACAACATGGCAAACACAAACAAGCGGTACAGCAGAAGATTTGATTGACGTATCCTTTACTGATGCAAATAACGGTACAGCTATTAGCCGTAGCACAATCCACAGAACAACAGATGGAGGAACAACATGGAAAGTTCAATCAAGCGGAACAACTTTGAGTTTGCATGCCGTCTCTTTTTCCGACTCAAACTACGGAACAGTTGTTGGCGATTACGGTACAATTTTTAGAACTACCAACGGGGGAACAACTTGGTTGTCACAATCAAGCGGAATAGGTATGTATTTTTTGGGTGTTTCCTTTACCGATGCAAATAACGGAACGGCGGTAGGTGGTTCTGGTACTATTCTCAGAACAACAGACGGCGGAACAACTTGGACTTTACAAACAGTCGGAACCACAAAAACTTTGTATGATGTCTCCTTTACCGATGCGAATAATGGGACGGCTGTTGGTACTGGTACTATTCTCAGAACAACAAATGGCGGAACAACCTGGGCTTTACAATCAAGCGGAGCAACAAACTATTTGAGCGGTGTCTCTTTTACCGATGCAAATAATGGAATGGCTGTTGGTGGTTCTGGTACTATTCTCAGAACAACAAATGGCGGAACAACCTGGACTTCACAATCAAGCGGAACAACAGAATGGTTGAATAGTGTCTCTTTTACTGATGCAAATAATGGGACGGCTGTTGGTGATGGCAGTACAATACTCAGAACGACAGATGGAGGAACAACCTGGACTTCACAATCAAGCGGGACAACTGCATGGTTAAATGGTGTTTTCTTTACCGATGTAAATAATGGGACTGCTGTTGGTGCAAGAGGTACAATACTTAGAACAACAAACGGTGGAATTACTTGGCAGGCACAATCAAGCGGATCAATAGGCATGTTATATAGCGTATCATTTACAGATATGAATAATGGAACAGCTGTTGGTAGTAATGGCGAATGGACTTTATTTCCGCCGACAATCCTTAGAACAACAAACGGTGGAAAAAGCTGGCAAGCGCAACCAAGTGGAACAAGTGACGCTTTGTATGGTGTTTGTTTTATTGATGCAAACAACGGTACTGCTGTTGGAGGGGGTGGCCAAATCCTAAGAACCACAAACGGAGGTGTTACTTTTATTACAGAAGATAATAACAACACTAAACCGCAAGAATTTTTGCTACAACAAAATTATCCAAATCCGTTTAACCCGAGTACAAAAATAAAATACACAGCCCCACCCAACCTCCCCCAAGGGGTGGCTTTAGTTACACTAAAAGTATTTGATCTTTTAGGTAGAGAAGTTGAAACATTAGTTAATGAAGAAAAACCAGCAGGAAATTATGAAGTGGAATTTGTTGGTAATAATATTGCAAGCGGTATTTATTTTTATCAATTAAAAACAGATAATTTTATCCAAACTAAAAAGATGATTTTGTTAAGATAG
- a CDS encoding type II toxin-antitoxin system Phd/YefM family antitoxin produces the protein MYRIQLDKDIQPLSEFRSKVAFYFDKVKKTKRPLIITQNGKSAAILLDVSEYEAMIDKIEVLEDIKLAEGQINNGLQISHLAVKKRFTKRS, from the coding sequence ATGTACAGAATACAATTAGATAAAGATATTCAACCTCTTTCTGAGTTTCGTTCAAAAGTTGCTTTTTATTTTGACAAAGTTAAAAAAACTAAGAGACCATTAATTATTACTCAAAATGGCAAGAGTGCCGCAATATTGTTGGATGTTTCTGAATATGAAGCAATGATTGATAAAATTGAAGTTTTGGAAGACATCAAATTAGCCGAAGGACAAATTAATAATGGTCTGCAAATCTCTCATCTGGCAGTTAAGAAAAGATTTACTAAAAGGTCTTAA
- a CDS encoding type II toxin-antitoxin system RelE/ParE family toxin gives MKIFWAPLAVERLENIFEYISKDNSTAAYKMIERIFSKVEKLSEYPERGRKVPEANREEIREIFEGEYRIIYRVEPKRIFVLSIRNFKQLLPDKELG, from the coding sequence GTGAAAATATTCTGGGCGCCATTAGCTGTAGAAAGGTTGGAGAATATCTTTGAATATATTTCAAAAGATAACAGTACCGCCGCTTATAAAATGATTGAAAGAATTTTTAGCAAAGTCGAAAAGTTATCTGAATATCCGGAAAGAGGAAGAAAAGTTCCGGAAGCAAACAGAGAAGAAATTCGTGAAATCTTTGAGGGTGAATATAGAATAATTTATCGGGTTGAACCTAAAAGAATATTTGTTCTCTCAATTAGAAATTTCAAGCAATTATTACCTGATAAAGAATTAGGATAA